The proteins below come from a single Solea senegalensis isolate Sse05_10M linkage group LG2, IFAPA_SoseM_1, whole genome shotgun sequence genomic window:
- the cfap221 gene encoding cilia- and flagella-associated protein 221 isoform X1 encodes MEVASAAPQTVPEPLRSRRTPLPLSQLVERSRGRAHIPNYLLDSKIYTKLQRNSLIEADPPELHFSGFEPGKDCVKILKLINVSCEVMNIHIIPTQTKHFQTSYTKKFRLIPGLAYTLRIQFCPNEWRYFYDCVRVHCEGEENLLIPVHAYPVIDDLHIPPHIDLSAVPLGHSVSRVIPLRCSCPIDFEFQVHVIQPHEAFSIHPLTGVIPAHGEVKLTVTFKPSQYETCQVTMQLLISQFNTKPFLCTVTGRCAPLSALSQVERKSGHGDTACPEPSAVGQLPPRSKTKVRSTKDAGKLKRDQRVLKPPVDVCTPSGVAKMLMKDTNKLSAKALREALSCGSASGLHNKQMKEALFLKKLHQNVKENDNHLRWKSHVGKEPVSEKSRRQILEHRQDRRGDMRQVFAAGQTEVFSTRVQCEAGQAPGGAPTFHFHSTFHLELRHRAVGLLQQAARKVVIRCRANRRLACLKKHTKNLPPPSPLQKVKEKETTACDEKIPPDKVFPSSFPVFSMDDEPLALSGLVTAPTAPVDVDVTMCVPLFKLQVPQRYKLMDYKPVSTWEAFTSYVPATLARPLRSGPQDDVQPPCPSTEQKKKQQQTPPPPPETEEDAVESLASVSLSFTVPEALLRPLPANPLRIFNPAPGLQTYKPTPKYMETDLEFYLSPLPRYTVPESNICTRTQTLQRKLLHHKEVIEGVMTWKDFDSLTFKCLSDKPGLITAGWSRSVDYNTDVLPLTGPCPLSAPLDDVSTLMDKECEGSGVQLTPAMIRAQFLPGDALVSRSNRAAGAAGRQQTEVRVEAASRRVFNQMGRRVTARLKQLGAANGAAHPPCGDREEAKTPAHSDNVNM; translated from the exons AAACTAATCAACGTCTCCTGTGAAGTCATGAATATTCACATCATTCCCACACAAACCAAGCACTTCCAGACATCTTACACCAAGAAG tttcGACTCATACCGGGCCTCGCCTACACGCTGAGAATCCAATTCTGTCCCAACGAGTGGCGATACTTCTACGACTGCGTCCGGGTTCACTGTGAG GGCGAGGAGAACCTGTTAATTCCAGTTCACGCTTACCCTGTCATTGATGACCTGCACATCCCTCCTCATATCGACCTGTCAGCCGTACCGCTcggacacag TGTGAGCCGTGTTATTCCGCTGAGATGCAGCTGTCCCATTGACTTTGAGTTTCAGGTGCACGTTATCCAGCCACACGAGGCGTTCTCCATCCACCCGCTCACAG GTGTGATACCAGCTCATGGTGAGGTGAAGCTCACCGTGACCTTTAAACCCTCGCAGTATGAAACCTGTCAGGTCACGATGCAGCTGCTCATCTCGCAGTTTAACACCAAGCCGTTCCTCTGCACCGTCACGGGCAGGTGTGCTCCTCTGTCAGCACTCAG TCAGGTGGAAAGAAAGTCGGGTCACGGAGATACAGCGTGTCCAGAACCTTCTGCCGTCGGTCAGCTGCCTCCTCGAAGTAAAACCAAAGTCAGGTCAACGAAGGATGCTGGGAAATTAAAG AGGGATCAGCGTGTGCTGAAACCACCGGTGGACGTCTGCACTCCTTCAGGAGTTGCAAAGATGTTGATGAAAGATACGAACAAACTCAGCGCCAAAGCCCTGAGAGAAG ctctgtcctGTGGCAGTGCGAGCGGCCTCCACAACAAGCAGATGAAGGAGGCACTTTTCCTCAAAAAGCTCCATCAAAACGTCAAGGAGAACGACAACCACCTCAGATG GAAGTCCCACGTGGGGAAGGAGCCAGTGTCGGAGAAAAGCAGGAGGCAGATACTGGAGCACAGACAG GACAGACGAGGGGACATGAGACAGGTCTTTGCTGCTGGACAGACTGAAGTCTTTTCCACACGAGTGCAGTGTGAAGCTGGACag GCTCCAGGGGGCGCTCCGACCTTCCACTTCCACTCCACGTTTCACCTGGAGCTGCGACACCGAGCCGTCGGACTGTTGCAGCAGGCAGCAcgcaag GTCGTGATCCGATGTCGGGCAAACCGGAGACTCGCATGCTTGAAGAAACACACGAAGAACCTGCCACCGCCGTCGCCGCTTCAGAAAG tgaaggagaaggagacgaCGGCGTGTGATGAGAAGATCCCGCCAGACAAAGTCTTCCCCTCTTCTTTTCCCGTCTTCTCCATGGATGACGAGCCTCTG GCTCTCAGTGGTTTGGTCACAGCGCCCACGGCTCCTGTGGACGTGGACGTGACCATGTGTGTCCCTCTCTTTAAGCTTCAG gTTCCTCAGCGCTACAAGCTGATGGACTACAAACCTGTGTCCACCTGGGAGGCGTTCACCTCATACGTCCCCGCCACTCTGGCCAGACCACTTCGCTCTGGACCTCAG GACGATGTTCAGCCTCCGTGTCCTTCAacagagcagaagaagaagcagcagcagacgccgccgccgccgccggaGACTGAGGAGGACGCTGTGGAATCACTGGCGTCCGTCAGTCTGAGCTTCACCGTCCCTGAGGCTCTGCTCCGACCTCTTCCTGCAAACCCTCTCAGGATTTTT AATCCAGCTCCAGGCCTGCAGACGTACAAACCCACTCCAAAATACATGGAGACCGACCTGGAGTTCTACCTCTCCCCTCTGCCCAG gtACACAGTTCCTGAGAGCAACATTTGCACAAGAACACAAACTCTTCAGAGGAAATTACTGCACCACAAG GAGGTGATAGAAGGTGTCATGACGTGGAAGGACTTTGATTCactcacatttaaatgtctctCGGACAAACCTGGTCTCATCACCGCGGGCTGGAGCAG GTCTGTGGACTACAACACAGACGTCCTTCCTCTCACTGGTCcttgtcctctctctgctcccctGGACGATGTCTCAACACTCATGGACAAAGA gtgTGAAGGCTCTGGAGTCCAGCTCACACCAGCCATGATCAGAGCCCAGTTTCTACCTGGAGATGCTCTCGTCTCCCGTAGCAACCGGGCAGCAGGAGCAGCGGGCAG GCAGCAGACGGAGGTCCGGGTGGAGGCAGCGAGCCGGCGTGTCTTCAACCAGATGGGACGGCGAGTCACGGCGAGGCTGAAGCAGCTGGGCGCCGCCAACGGAGCCGCTCATCCACCGTGTGGTGACCGTGAGGAGGCAAAAACACCAGCACACTCAgacaatgtgaacatgtga
- the LOC122765023 gene encoding nuclear factor 7, ovary-like encodes MASRLEEDLCCPVCQEVFRDPVLLSCSHSFCKDCVKTWWRDRPTTDCPVCKRRASMDPPCNLVLKNMCETFLQERGQRSSEVLCSQHSEKLRLFCLDHQQPVCLVCRDSEKHIGHKFRPIDEAAQQHKKQLQETLETFKKNLESLEEVQVKFDQTAEHIKVQARRTETRMKEQFKKLHQFLQEEEETRMAALKEEEQQKSHILKEKMEALSREIEALSDTVRATEDQLRAEDVSFLLNYREQQRPLLGPPQLHSGALIDEAKHLGNLAFNIWNKMKDVVSYSPVVLDPNTAHPKLIVSEDLTSVRLGDEQKVPDNPERFDLYCSVLSSEGFNSGTHSWDVQVGDNKRWVVGVSESVQRKGKDVESGLWRIGLYQDKYYTWSAGKLSVLQLKKKIQKIRVTLDWDRGRLSFTDPDTNTLIHTHTHTFTHTMFPYIFNSNVVPVKMLPVKVCVTEEQST; translated from the coding sequence ATGGCCTCCAGGTTAGAGGAGGATCTCTGCTGTCCCGTCTGTCAGGAGGTCTTCAGAGATCCTGTCCTTCTGTCCTGTAGCCACAGCTTCTGTAAAGACTGTGTGAAGACATGGTGGAGAGACAGACCAACAACAGACTGTCCTGTTTGTAAGAGAAGGGCTTCAATGGACCCACCATGTAACCTGGTTTTAAAGAACATGTGTGAGACCTTCTTACAGGAGCGAGGTCAGAGGTCTTCAGAGGTTCTCTGCAGTCAGCACTCTGAGAAACTCAGACTCTTCTGTCTGGACCATCAGCAGCCAGTGTGTCTCGTCTGCAGAgattcagaaaaacacatcggCCACAAGTTCAGACCCATCGATGAagctgcacaacaacacaagaagCAACTTCAGGAGACTCTGGAGACCTTCAAGAAGAACTTAGAGAGTCTGGAAGAAGTTCAGGTGAAGTTTGACCAAACAGCAGAACACATTAAAGTCCAGGCCCGACGCACAGAGACACGGATGAAGGAGCAGTTTAAGAAGCTTCATCAGTTTctacaagaggaagaggagaccaGGATGGCTGCACTGaaggaggaagagcagcagaaGAGTCACATATtgaaggagaagatggaggctCTGAGCAGAGAGATAGAAGCTCTATCAGATACAGTCCGAGCCACAGAGGACCAGCTGAGAGCTGAAGAcgtctccttcctcctcaactacagagagcagcagcgccccctgctggggCCTCCACAGCTGCACTCAGGAGCTCTGATAGACGAGGCCAAACACCTGGGCAACCTGGCCTTCAACATCTGGAACAAGATGAAGGACGTGGTCTCCTACAGTCCTGTGGTTCTGGACCCAAACACTGCTCATCCAAAACTCATCGTGTCTGAAGATCTGACCAGTGTGAGACTAGGAGACGAACAGAAGGTTCCTGATAATCCAGAGAGGTTTGATCTTTACTGCAGTGTCCTGAGCTCTGAGGGTTTTAACTCAGGAACTCACAGCTGGGACGTCCAGGTTGGAGACAATAAACGGTGGGTGGTGGGAGTTTCAGAGTCTGTccagaggaaaggaaaagacGTAGAGTCTGGATTATGGAGGATAGGTTTATATCAAGATAAATACTACACATGGTCAGCAGGTAAATTGTCTGTTCtccagctgaagaagaagatcCAGAAGATCAGAGTGACTCTGGACTGGGACAGAGGACGACTGTCCTTCACTGATCCTGATACTaatacactcatacacacacacacacacactttcacacacaccatGTTTCCATACATTTTCAATTCTAATGTTGTCCCAGTGAAGATGTTACCAGTGAAGGTTTGTGTGACAGAGGAACAGAGCACTtag